The Panulirus ornatus isolate Po-2019 chromosome 8, ASM3632096v1, whole genome shotgun sequence genome includes the window TTCTCATGAGGGGCAGCGATGACGTTTTTTGAGTAGAGAGCTCACAAAATTAATTGTATAAAATTTTTGTTCATTACactttggaacacacacacatacacacacacacacacacacatagatccgtggtgtagtggttggcgttgctgaccatgctGTCAGCACGAATccatcaaccgtatcatatggtttctccagatccatagatgtgaCGTacaaaccctcctcttcctcagagTATTACTCAcgaacattctttaaagcaaacacctgatccacacgttctctaccacttctgaaactaactGTTTTCCCCAAGTCTAACACtcagtacatgtcttcaccctctcaatcaccactctcataCAACTCACCAGATATACTCagcatatacctctgtagtttaaacactcacacatatatacatatatttccctggctggggataggggagaaagaatatttcccacgtactccctgcgtgtcgtagagggcgactaaaaggggagggagcgggggggctggaaatcctcccctcccgtttattattttccgaaagaaggaacggtgaggatataccctctaaggctcactccttatttgttaacgctccctcgctaacgcgggataaggcgaatatgtatgaaaaaaagaaattatatatatatatatatatatatatatatatatatatatatatatatatatatatatatatatatatatatatatatatgtatatatgatatatgtaattgtgtgtgtgtgtgtgtgtgtgtgcgcgtgtagaAAGATAGAACggtatctgggaggacaaaaatgggaatgtgtgaaggtatagtagtcccaagagggtgtactgaaatggtttggacatacgaagagaatgagtgaggaaaggctgacagagagaatatgtgaggagggAACAAGATGGGAAGgtagtgtgaaaaagattttgagcgatcggggcctgatcatgcaggaggttCAAAAGCATGCaagacagagtaaattggaacgatttggtatacaggggtcgacttgctTTAAATGACTGAGCAAAGCATGTGcaatgcctggggtaaaccatggaaagaaggtctgtgggacctggatgtggataaatcTTACATATATCCTACATGACAACTGTAGACTCTCCGAACCACGACGTCAGTAACGTATCCATCCTCTAGATAGCCCCGTtctacactgatatatatatatatatataaacatcgatCGAATCACACAATGGGAAATCTAAATCACTCACTCGTATATGTTTGATCACAGTCATCACACAAACGGTGTCACTATGATTCTAAACAGACCGAGGTGGATCCATCACTTGCCTCATCCTTGTCAATAGTTCAACAAACACCCACGTTTGCACACTTACTCTCCATTAACCCATGTCTCAGCCTGTGTCCCTTTACACAGAAGAGGACTTCTTCTGGTGGCTAATGTACAATGTATATCTAACATCCGCGTCATCTTCAGTCTGCTGTGTCACCACCAGATTCACCGTAAGCAAGTAAGATATGCGACCTTTCACCGTCACTAAAACTTTCTATCACGTTCAGTCACCCAGTTTGTTCTTGAAATATAACAATTTTGCCTCAGAATTGCATATAACTGAAAACGTAATAGGATAAGTGTGTGAGGAAGCAAGCTTTTCCCCCCCATCAAATCTTCTCATTTACTATTTCCTATTAGACATGTACCCATTACTCGGAGTAGGGTTCTAGTTACCAATATGATCAATGAAGAACTCACTCGTACCTGACTTGTTATGATCgaatatttgcttttgaaaggcgTATAAGTGAACCAACCTTTGCCCTTTGGGTAGCGTAGCACCCAGAGGTTAGCTGGTCAGGAAGGTGGTTTTCATCGCCCATGTCAACAGAGAGGTGAGCCACAGGTTCCTGTGTTGTGCCTTGGTCAGGTACAGTCGTCTGGGGAACAGGGTGGTGAATGACGTCTGATGACTGATCAGAATGACCTCGGCTGAAGTCCTTCTTGTTGACAGAGAGATGACCCTCAGGCTCCTGTGGTGTGCTTTGGTCGGATGGAGTCGACTGGGGAAGAAGGGAGTCTGATGATTCATAAGAATGGCCTTGCCCAACGTACTTAGGCATCTGACGGAGCAGAGAAAGACTCTTTGTTAAACACGCCTCCATGAAGTCTGGTTACAGACAACGATGATAAAAGGATGTATAGTTGCATCGTTGTTGGAGGGGATCAAGGTATCGTACTATGAGAGGTACCTCAATATCATACTGAGAGGTACCACAGTATCGTGCTATGAAAGGTACCTCAGTATCATACTGATGGAGGCATTTCTCTATCATACTGCTAATGGAACTTTGTGTAATCATGCTGTTGCTGGCACACAGACATGACACTTTATTTTGAGGGACAAGAGTAGGTTACATCCTATGATTCAAGTTGCAAATATTTTCCTATTTTGTTGTATTCTATTCtacatcaaagaaaaaaagatgtacacACTCTTACGATAATGGTGCTTACGTGTACATACCTGGTATTGGGGTGAGAACACTGAAATACGGTACGATAATTATCTTGACGAGATCCCATACGCCGAACTTATCTCCAACCGAACAACTGTCTGTCCTGTGGGTGTTTATAGCCGGTCGTTGCATGATGCCGGTAACGCAGTTGCGggctcatctctttttttttttttcccgccgcTGAATGTTTGAAATTCTTCAGCCCTAAGCCTTCTCTGCTATCGCATGAGAAACatggtaaatacatatatatatatatatatttttcagaggtTGCACATGTATGTGGTGGAGACAGCCACTTCATGATGTGAAGACATTCGGCAACAGGCGGAGGAGTATTGCCACTTGTcatatttttttatgatttatatttaccttTACAAAGCACGTCCTTGGATTGGCATACCTCTTGACTTACAATCCGGAGCGCCTTAGCGGAGCGTCCTCTCCCTACACTCTTCACCATATGTACCAGAGACATACTCAAACCATCAAAAGCATCAATATTTTCCTATACTGATGACATAACACAAATAACTGGATATCATGGGAGATCGAagtaaaaaataatgatgaataagATAACAGCAAAGGAAATCACTATAATTCACAAATTTGAGTAAAAATGGAAAATTAAGGCAAACACTTAAAAGTTTACTGCAATACAACCTTGGAGCAAAAGTCACACGCCCATTTAGAGTCAAAGATGAAGTGATAGACTTATAGTCAAAGATGAAGTGATAGACTTATAGTCAAAGCTGAAGTGATAGACTTATAGTCAAAGACGAAGTGATAGACTTATAGTCAAAGATGAAGTAATAGACTTACTTATAGTCAAAGATGAAGTGATAGACTTATAGTCAAAGATGAAGTGATAGACTTTCAACAATCAGGAAAAATGCTTGGCCTCAACATGAGCTCTGGTGGCTACGTGTATATAATGTGAAAGGTATGCTATCTCTCACCAAACTTTATATAGATTCAGAAACACACCAGTAGATATAAAAATCACATCTTGTCAAAGCTATTAGCCCTTCCTGTACTAGATCATCCCACTATAGCTTCTCCTACACTCAGCAATACGCAACTTAAATCACTTTTAGAAGGATACTTTAATGatattcatttgatattttttttttttttttgcgaaaaaATCATCTCGTATTTGTTGATTAATGCGGTCACCCCTAGAATATGACCCCGATAAAGTGACTCTTGAGTCTCGACTCCCGTTACAGCAACGCCTGGGACGACTCAATCCCGACTCACAAGTATTTGGGAGTCTCGACTCCGTTATGGTGAATCCTCAATTACGACACTAATGTATAAAAAAGACTCTGCTATTTCAACCCTGAGACTCTTGACTTTAAACCCCGATAAAAGGTCTGAAGCAATGCCACTCCCGTTATAATCACATCAGAAAAATGATCCCAATTTTAAAATATTCTGGAATATCGTACCATTAAAGTGACTCTTACATTTCGACCCCCATTTTGGGACATCATGATTAGAGAAATTTGACAGAATTACGTCTTGTTGTTCACGTTAAGTACAGCCATGGAAATGTGCTGTGGGAATTGAAcgcattttcatttcttttttttcttccactgtaATAGAATGCCTATGTATGGAATATGGAGTAGGGCTGATTCAACAATTTAGCCAAATAGTATTTCACTGGAAGAGGACACACCTTAGCCCATCGTAATTGGATAATTTTACAGGAAATTTCATTGCAATATACGGTAATGTCAGCCACGGGTGTCCATTGTAGAAATTAATTGTCCTCTGTCAAGGACAGTAGGGAGATATTAATTCATACCAtgtgagatattttttttcttttttgtcatttgtACGTCATGACTCTAGAATTACGTTAGTAATTTAAATTGTTTGGGGAAGGTGATATTTTTGACCGTCTTCTGAAACGTGTGACAATGTGACCAAAGTTATgtagtacacacaacaaaaaaaaactatcgcgcagagggggtctgaagacgtgtgtaatgatcactgaccaacctgttgtaccatgccggtagggttggtatacgtgcctggaagccacaggtttccagagtcctatgctagacccatgtaagttacgtgccacaagagcggcattatattaacaataaaattacatcatacaaggcagtacgaacccctacttttgaactggtgtgtgtaatatagctgtgagacacacacagctatatgcggcaacccccgcatgtggtagctgcagcatacctcaatgtgatgccaggtaaacacaatagcttcatattgtataggtgtaatttgggaagaatatgttttactattgatattgtattattctatagcacatctgggttcgtggcagtccataaaggttatcttacaccgccatttcgtgtccatgcaggaaatgtaatgagacatgcgatatagttttgaaacaatgaaacagcgcgggtatagttcactgcgagccaatgtcgaagggttgtttttgtggtatatctaattttaccatggagacctcacaagcgacacgtgaagctattctacagcttcataatgagggctacagcgactctgaaattgggagacgtcttggtattcaccggtcaaccgtagcacgatggattcgccgacaggcagagttgggcaacacagacaacaggcatgggcgtgggcgcccacgttgcacaaccccggaagatgatcaggtaatgatgttgcatatataggtatactggaccacttgatggtatgtcaacaaccacatcacatgttatatttgcaatatgtcatcctttccctaggccatagcagctgtcattgctgctcacgcccccttcacgcccgctagcaacattcgggattctcttggtctgcagtgcacgcctcaaactgtccgaaacagacatcactctgaggggctacgtggtcgcataccagcaacaaaacctgtgttaagtgaggcaaacatggagagcagggtggagtatgcgttggagtatgcggacaagccacatcagttttgggagaacgtcatcttttgtgatgaaaaaacttctgcagcgatggtctccctgcaacaacaaacatgtttggcggcatcctaacaccaggttagctctttctctgtctgtctgtctcacacacacacacacacacacacacagaggttatgctatacaacatattttccattttataatgacaatttatggtgaggccaacatgaacaaccgttccggaagtgctttgaaaccagtgtgccacgaccaccacagtggtttgctgcttgaaacgtcctgttgtgctgcagtattacatttgagttatgcacactcattattttttcaatgaataacagtgatcatgatcactttatacggcatatgtaaatactgtagcaattatctccatttacgatgtgatataataaataattatcatatattaagttagttaatatttttttatttacttagttattatcttaatctatattgcagcaacagttgcactaatatgattaagacgcactgtcttatgtaatttgatacattttatataaccagatacgagacacaacatgtggtgggtagcaggaggagtgggcgcgcgcgtcagtgcaggactatttggttggatccatccatggtgctggtgtcggtgagttggtggatgtcgtcgggcctggccagttgaccggacctagatacgttgagatactggaggaggtcctgctaccttcaagtgggggctatgctgcttccagagccggagccattttacctcgtccaagataacagcccagttcacacatgcAGGGTtataaaggcgtggtatgctcgccatccacgtataacagtgtggccacatcctgcaaaatcgcctgatctcaacccgatagagcacgtatgggcggccatgcagaaaggcctgcctgaccgacaacatcgatgtcgtgctacagtcgtaaatgatgctttacaagcatgggaacatctacgaagcccttctgggaggaacttaacgcagacgttagtggcatccatgcctcgaaggctcaatggcaacgggaggaggttataccaagtattgaaataataaaatttacagttaaagattactttcttaacctccaacaacatgtctatggtcatgttatatagaaatctgattttcactgttaaagggaagttaactaatgcagatccatgaaaagagtcattacttttcatgttggtttactaaatactatgatgtagtgccaggtttgtgacatactgttatcagtcacacaggtgatactacatattacgtgaggttgctgattaatctaaaccagcagacagataaatcacctccggtatgaagcagggtgtcgtagttaccatgtagtatatcattttacgccacgaatttgacactttgcaagagatgatgattactgcaatatgccttactgtgcagaatattacattgacatgctcaatttacgtctcccatctactgtac containing:
- the LOC139749836 gene encoding uncharacterized protein encodes the protein MPKYVGQGHSYESSDSLLPQSTPSDQSTPQEPEGHLSVNKKDFSRGHSDQSSDVIHHPVPQTTVPDQGTTQEPVAHLSVDMGDENHLPDQLTSGCYATQRAKPSSSVGGAPVRSRKVFEVDKTRQACNIVSMTIALVLAVMWVLLRIVLPRLNEWNRHS
- the LOC139749677 gene encoding uncharacterized protein yields the protein MTQHHLSKHLVKAIAAVIAAHAPFTPASNIRDSLGLQCTPQTVRNRHHSEGLRGRIPATKPVLSEANMESRVEYALEYADKPHQFWENVIFCDEKTSAAMVSLQQQTCLAAS